From one Lotus japonicus ecotype B-129 chromosome 3, LjGifu_v1.2 genomic stretch:
- the LOC130743672 gene encoding NAC domain-containing protein 2-like: MTYEDDDGTVRLLPGYMFDPTDDVLVEFYLTRRVFAQRLPVQIIPDFDVFQTEPWGLPGGDGKIFNERKIFFYNTMDRDLENNDERVAGSGHLRVIEKGKCVPIPGNNEMANCAVYRIFQNKDAKKTMNVEQREA, translated from the exons ATGACTTATGAGGACGATGATGGGACTGTTAGGTTGTTGCCTGGGTACATGTTTGATCCCACAGATGATGTTCTTGTGGAATTCTACCTGACAAGGAGAGTATTTGCTCAGCGTCTTCCTGTTCAAATCATCCCCGATTTTGATGTTTTCCAGACTGAGCCTTGGGGTCTACCAGGAGGAG ATGGAAAGATTTTTAATGAGCGTAAGATTTTTTTCTACAACACCATGGATCGTGACCTTGAAAACAATGACGAGAGAGTTGCTGGGAGTGGCCATTTGAGAGTTATTGAGAAAGGAAAATGTGTTCCTATCCCTGGAAACAATGAG ATGGCAAATTGTGCCGTGTATCGCATCTTTCAGAATAAGGATGCAAAGAAGACGATGAATGTGGAGCAGCGGGAGGCTTAG